One Cynocephalus volans isolate mCynVol1 chromosome 5, mCynVol1.pri, whole genome shotgun sequence DNA window includes the following coding sequences:
- the APOM gene encoding apolipoprotein M isoform X1: MFHQIWAALLYFYGILLNSIYQCPEHSQLTTLGVDGKEFPEPHLGRWYFIAGAAPTKEELVTFDSVDNIVFNMAAGSAPMQLQLHATIRTKNGLCVPRKWIYHLTEGSTDLRTEGRPDMKTKLFSSSCPGGIMLKETGQGYQRFLLYNRSPHPPEKCVEEFQSLTSCLDSKAFLLTPRNQEACKLYSN; this comes from the exons ATGTTCCACCAAAtttgggcagctctgctctaCTTCTATGGCATTCTCCTTAACTCCATCTACCAGTGCCCTGAGCACAGTCAACTGACAACTCTGGGAGTGGATGGAAAAGAG TTCCCAGAGCCCCACCTGGGCCGGTGGTACTTTATCGCAGGGGCTGCTCCCACCAAGGAGGAGTTGGTGACTTTTGACTCTGTGGACAACATTGTCTTCAACATGGCTGCTGGTTCTGCTCCGATGCAGCTCCAGCTTCACGCTACCATCCGCAC GAAAAATGGGCTCTGTGTGCCCCGGAAATGGATCTACCACCTGACTGAAGGGAGCACAGATCTCAGAACCGAAG GCCGCCCTGACATGAAGACCAAGCTCTTCTCCAGCTCATGCCCAGGTGGAATCATGCTGAAGGAGACAGGCCAAGGCTACCAGCGCTTTCTCCTCTACA ACCGTTCACCACACCCTCCCGAGAAATGTGTAGAGGAATTCCAGTCCCTGACCTCCTGCCTGGACTCCAAAGCCTTCTTACTGACTCCCAGGAATCAAG AGGCCTGCAAACTGTACAGTAACTGA
- the APOM gene encoding apolipoprotein M isoform X2 → MAAGSAPMQLQLHATIRTKNGLCVPRKWIYHLTEGSTDLRTEGRPDMKTKLFSSSCPGGIMLKETGQGYQRFLLYNRSPHPPEKCVEEFQSLTSCLDSKAFLLTPRNQEACKLYSN, encoded by the exons ATGGCTGCTGGTTCTGCTCCGATGCAGCTCCAGCTTCACGCTACCATCCGCAC GAAAAATGGGCTCTGTGTGCCCCGGAAATGGATCTACCACCTGACTGAAGGGAGCACAGATCTCAGAACCGAAG GCCGCCCTGACATGAAGACCAAGCTCTTCTCCAGCTCATGCCCAGGTGGAATCATGCTGAAGGAGACAGGCCAAGGCTACCAGCGCTTTCTCCTCTACA ACCGTTCACCACACCCTCCCGAGAAATGTGTAGAGGAATTCCAGTCCCTGACCTCCTGCCTGGACTCCAAAGCCTTCTTACTGACTCCCAGGAATCAAG AGGCCTGCAAACTGTACAGTAACTGA
- the C5H6orf47 gene encoding uncharacterized protein C6orf47 homolog gives MFLRRLGGWLPLPWGRRKPTRPDPPASEPRQVDSSPETSGSDWDSAPETMRGVGPLKTKDSGAPRSSGAAPEPSRESRVEQVGSKRIDSLKWDKAVSRAQESGRLNAGGAIPKLGWDPVDLGSTRRPRVSPEGGLSTPGPEAPVEKPSQHQKLLGWLRGEPGTPSRYLGGPEECLQISTNLTLHLLELLASALLALCSRPLRAALDALGLRGPLGLWLHGLLSFLAALHGLHAVLSLITAHPLHFACLFGLLQALVLAVSLREPSGDEEATDWEGEKLGREDEEQRGDPGKGL, from the coding sequence ATGTTCCTGCGACGACTTGGTGGCTGGCTCCCTCTCCCCTGGGGCCGTCGGAAACCAACGAGGCCTGACCCACCTGCCTCAGAACCCAGACAGGTGGACAGCTCCCCTGAGACTTCAGGGAGTGACTGGGACAGTGCCCCAGAAACCATGAGAGGTGTGGGGCCTCTCAAGACTAAGGATTCAGGGGCACCAAGGAGCTCTGGGGCTGCTCCAGAACCAAGCAGGGAGTCCCGAGTTGAGCAAGTGGGGAGTAAAAGAATAGATTCCCTCAAGTGGGACAAGGCTGTCTCTAGGGCTCAAGAGTCTGGAAGGCTGAATGCTGGAGGGGCCATTCCCAAACTGGGATGGGATCCTGTGGATTTAGGCAGCACCAGGAGACCCAGGGTGTCACCTGAAGGGGGACTGAGCACTCCTGGCCCTGAAGCCCCAGTGGAGAAACCTAGCCAGCATCAGaagctgctgggctggctgcggggGGAGCCAGGGACTCCCTCACGGTACCTGGGCGGCCCAGAGGAGTGTCTGCAGATCTCCACCAACCTGACCCTGCACCTCCTGGAGCTGCTGGCCTCAGCCCTGCTGGCGCTGTGCTCACGACCGCTGCGGGCAGCCTTGGATGCATTGGGCCTGCGTGGACCTCTGGGCCTCTGGTTACATGGGCTGCTGTCCTTCCTGGCTGCCCTGCATGGGCTCCATGCTGTGCTGAGCCTAATTACTGCCCACCCCCTGCACTTTGCCTGCCTCTTTGGCCTCCTGCAGGCCCTAGTGCTAGCTGTCAGCCTCCGGGAGCCCAGTGGGGATGAGGAGGCCACTGACTGGGAGGGTGAGAAGTTGGGGAGAGAGGATGAGGAGCAGAGGGGAGACCCAGGAAAAGGGCTGTGA